In Elaeis guineensis isolate ETL-2024a chromosome 1, EG11, whole genome shotgun sequence, a genomic segment contains:
- the LOC105038202 gene encoding protein ROS1A isoform X4 — protein MDLSNAMPSPSDAAVTSQLASFTPVMLAQISSSQELSVPPNQLLLNGKGSSNSVLYNDGYPVSVLPSLDSLPEETVSMGINGSQELSAPPNQFLLNGKMSQNPVICNGSNHLASKPQCRYPASTLPNLSSSPEKTINMDASMAMPSPSTPMIVEKKKIVQDRLPTEVIDLVNETVNKEDMQEKGKWQPLVGKQAELCFSKPVVSCTSEHLVPSQIVSFQQMVDRGAVLEENANWQSPTHCFLMPTVKSSSVPAMPSQIAFSLGPTVSSSLEHVMTSHTISSLQQRVVREDIQDKEVMKWQPPVQNQMGLCFSNSVGSSSPEPKLPSQVTSSQQTQGEVNAIISSEEAPAQELDAQEHRKRENQGIDLNKKTEQKPKRKKHRPKVIREEKPARTPKPVTPKPLTPKRAKNKEENPSGKRKYVRKSKVQNSMDNPTGASGEIANPVNISRTESVRRCLNFDSEDLQARDGCVGSASTFTCNAKSQAQKECVAGPTMSPSTKSIVHSQGSEVVLDKSPTGITFDLNGSMNQMPNECVNLAEKPTPRLQPCRREMMGTNEMLDGYRRMPESRTISSQPSKRELTRESLPELVRKNEYLNISPNHERSQETGQNKPASHKESSDAILKGTKRDLNLADNAQFSAGTNFTHANNGMDRVSECHDQGRNNPYSSGNCKKKRIENEQNGQDGFTSSASAMTYTTLNNWRINRVVPNNSEVFTFVDAQRLIALSKQQASEHMLSFDQSESNIRPTASVQAHNLSFASATMDCNYSSTPVTYSSVDSTHTTTPVKQTGHICVDYNQPSTPGKPFRFNDTQESEICELQPSMEAIVIKTNMRMKRKKHIKKQQDHPVNPKSSKTNRICFQDHEIATYNCESSPGTRMPQPTAPASGSPREKNLLLQPGPIHDCQSSSNFNESVNGSGTLEAVVPHGDPLDDIIQKLKCLNINRGHDGATTQAQNALILYDGRGGVMVPYEGLLDLPRKRRLRAKVDLDPETNRVWKLLMGKEGGDEGMDIDKEKWWEEERRVFRGRVDSFIGRMHLVQGDRRFSQWKGSVVDSVAGVFLTQNVSDHLSSSAFMAVAAKYPLKSRDNNRRLDAEKMNTYEEQKERSIGASENATTWQEIMLCKESYDQDSVLIIGEKGRANSNESYGSNNGGAIVDYSKGKCWDAHQRELELGHESPDSRRITPAMVKGNTSLAELKDKRLVEDVVSFRNSVISSQYSSEYQIQTADLNGSSSLSNFEAEELIIGSMCNGMDNSTSFTELLRIAELGSHGNERIPSTDSLNRFAQLDVDKRKTVLDPSEKLEGACPSVHTSDSYFHNAEHGFMGPSCAPFMLCNFNNFTNSGLVGMHNAKVVSDESRSHQSSTASGIINANKINSDICGPSANNAIEATGQKKLTVTSETVPAVNSYALTSKQPVQPLTSLETADCIGKCSNNNTPMERTGAALSKSVFQECLSLQDESIQKLQQKEKEVNFPVENTQNAENVPCQKQNSRNKQTSPDLQTNRRNALEVVEGVESNFKNENHNSQKFSSETANNGIKAKKKKVDSEKKKTYHWDSLRKEAYNKGANRERSCETMDSLDWEAVRCADVNEISETIRERGMNNMLAERIKEFLNRLVRDHGSINLEWLRDVEPDKAKDYLLSIWGLGLKSVECVRLLTLHHLAFPVDTNVGRICVRLGWVPIQPLPESLQLHLLELYPILETIQKYLWPRLCKLDQRTLYELHYQMITFGKVFCTKSKPNCNACPMRGECKHFASAFASARLALPGLEEKSVVSSTIPIASENGRTPACNLVPLPQLEGSMFSQERTVYNNCEPIIEEPATPEAECLETEETAIEDAFFEDPDEIPTIKLNLEEFTQNLQNYMHANNMDIQDGDMSKALVAITPEAASIPMPRLKNVSRLRTEHQVYELPDSHPLLEGLDTREPDDPCSYLLAIWTPGETAQSTELPKAFCNSQETGKLCDRKTCFACNSIREAQAQTVRGTLLIPCRTAMRGSFPLNGTYFQVNEVFADHDTSRNPIDVPREWIWKLPRRMVYFGSSIPTIFRGLTTEEIQQCFWRGFVCVRGFDRRTRAPKPLYARLHLPASKAPRNKRAAAAAAKEDK, from the exons ATGGATTTGAGTAATGCAATGCCTTCGCCATCTGATGCAGCAGTCACCAGCCAGTTAGCTTCTTTCACTCCAGTCATGCTTGCACAAATTAGCAGCAGTCAAGAATTATCGGTGCCCCCAAACCAATTGCTGCTGAATGGGAAGGGGTCATCGAATTCAGTCCTTTACAATG ATGGATATCCTGTTTCTGTTCTCCCAAGTCTTGATTCTTTGCCAGAGGAAACAGTAAGCATGGGT ATTAATGGCAGTCAGGAATTGTCTGCTCCCCCAAATCAATTCTTGCTAAATGGGAAGATGTCACAGAATCCAGTCATTTGTAATGGTAGCAACCACCTGGCATCAAAACCTCAGT GTAGATATCCTGCTTCTACTCTCCCAAATCTTAGTTCCTCGCCAGAGAAAACAATAAACATGGATGCGAGCATGGCGATGCCTTCGCCATCCACCCCTATGATtgtggagaagaaaaaaattgttCAAGATCGCCTACCTACGGAAGTCATTGATTTGGTAAACGAAACAGTCAATAAGGAGGATATGCAGGAGAAAGGGAAATGGCAACCTCTTGTAGGGAAGCAGGCAGAATTATGCTTCTCGAAGCCTGTAGTGTCATGTACTTCGGAGCATTTAGTGCCATCACAAATAGTGTCTTTCCAACAAATGGTCGACAGGGGAGCTGTGCTTGAGGAAAATGCGAATTGGCAATCCCCAACACATTGCTTCTTAATGCCTACAGTGAAATCTTCATCTGTGCCTGCAATGCCATCTCAGATAGCTTTTTCTTTGGGGCCTACAGTATCATCTTCTTTGGAGCATGTAATGACATCACATACAATTTCTTCCCTACAACAAAGAGTTGTGAGGGAAGACATTCAGGACAAGGAGGTTATGAAATGGCAGCCTCCAGTGCAGAACCAGATGGGGCTTTGTTTCTCAAATTCTGTAGGTTCATCTTCTCCAGAGCCCAAACTGCCATCTCAGGTCACTTCATCCCAACAAACACAAGGTGAAGTCAATGCAATTATATCATCTGAGGAAGCCCCTGCACAAGAACTGGATGCTCAGGAACatagaaagagagaaaatcaggggaTAGACTTGAACAAGAAAACCGAGCAGAAGCCTAAAAGGAAGAAGCACAGGCCCAAGGTCATTCGAGAGGAAAAGCCTGCCAGAACACCAAAGCCAGTAACTCCCAAGCCTCTGACCCCTAAGCGAGCCAAGAATAAAGAAGAAAACCCATCGGGTAAGAGGAAGTATGTTCGAAAGAGTAAAGTCCAAAACTCTATGGATAACCCCACGGGTGCTTCAGGTGAAATTGCTAATCCAGTCAATATAAGCAGGACTGAATCTGTCAGACGGTGTTTGAACTTTGATTCAGAAGATTTGCAAGCAAGAGATGGCTGTGTAGGGTCAGCATCAACATTTACATGCAATGCCAAATCTCAAGCTCAGAAGGAATGTGTTGCAGGTCCTACCATGAGCCCAAGCACTAAATCAATTGTACATTCTCAAGGATCAGAAGTAGTTCTGGACAAATCTCCAACAGGAATCACATTTGATCTTAATGGTTCCATGAATCAAATGCCGAATGAGTGTGTAAATTTGGCTGAAAAACCAACACCACGTCTTCAACCTTGTAGAAGAGAGATGATGGGAACAAATGAAATGCTGGATGGTTATAGAAGAATGCCAGAAAGCAGGACCATATCTTCTCAGCCTTCTAAAAGAGAGTTGACAAGAGAAAGTCTGCCTGAATTGGTTAGGAAGAATGAGTACCTGAATATTTCTCCCAACCATGAGAGGTCTCAAGAAACTGGTCAGAACAAGCCTGCTTCACATAAAGAATCCTCAGATGCGATACTGAAAGGAACAAAAAGAGACCTTAACCTTGCTGATAATGCTCAGTTTTCAGCAGGTACAAATTTCACACATGCCAACAATGGGATGGACCGGGTTAGTGAATGTCATGATCAAGGCAGGAACAACCCTTACTCTTCTGGGAATTgcaaaaaaaagagaatagaGAATGAGCAAAATGGACAGgatggattcacatccagtgCTTCTGCCATGACATACACAACTCTGAATAATTGGAGAATAAATCGTGTGGTGCCAAATAATTCTGAAGTCTTTACTTTTGTTGATGCACAAAGGTTGATTGCCCTCAGTAAACAGCAAGCTTCAGAGCACATGCTGTCATTTGATCAATCAGAAAGCAACATTAGACCAACAGCATCAGTTCAGGCTCATAATTTATCATTTGCAAGTGCCACTATGGACTGCAACTACAGTTCAACACCTGTAACATACAGTAGTGTGGACAGCACCCATACAACAACACCTGTAAAGCAAACTGGACACATTTGTGTGGATTACAACCAGCCATCAACTCCAGGAAAGCCCTTCAGATTCAATGATACTCAAGAAAGTGAGATTTGCGAATTGCAACCTTCCATGGAAGCCATTGTCATAAAGACCAACATGAGAATGAAACGGAAAAAGCATATAAAGAAGCAACAAGATCATCCAGTCAATCCCAAATCCTCAAAAACCAATAGAATATGTTTCCAAGACCATGAGATTGCTACATACAATTGTGAATCTTCACCTGGAACAAGAATGCCTCAGCCAACTGCACCAGCTTCAGGAAGTCCAAGGGAGAAAAATTTGCTTCTCCAACCTGGTCCCATTCATGACTGTCAAAGTAGCAGCAATTTCAATGAATCAGTTAATGGCAGTGGAACCTTAGAAGCAGTAGTACCACATGGTGATCCTTTAGATGATATCATTCAGAAACTAAAATGTCTAAATATAAACAGGGGCCATGATGGTGCCACAACTCAAGCACAAAATGCTCTCATTCTTTATGATGGAAGAGGTGGTGTAATGGTTCCATATGAAGGCCTGCTTGATCTTCCTAGGAAACGTCGCCTTCGGGCCAAAGTTGATCTGGATCCAGAGACAAATAGGGTGTGGAAGCTTTTGATGGGAAAGGAAGGCGGTGACGAGGGAATGGATATAGATAAAGAGAAGTGGTGGGAAGAAGAAAGGCGAGTATTCCGTGGACGTGTAGACTCATTCATTGGCCGGATGCATCTTGTTCAAG GCGACAGACGCTtctctcaatggaaaggatctgtTGTAGACTCAGTTGCTGGTGTCTTTCTTACTCAGAATGTTTCAGACCATCTTTCAAG TTCTGCCTTCATGGCTGTTGCCGCAAAATATCCTTTAAAGTCAAGAGACAATAATAGGAGGTTGGATGCAGAAAAAATGAACACATATGAAGAGCAAAAAGAAAGATCCATTGGTGCCTCTGAAAATGCCACAACATGGCAGGAAATCATGTTATGTAAAGAATCATATGACCAAGATTCTGTATTGATTATTGGAGAAAAAGGAAGGGCTAATAGTAATGAATCATATGGGAGCAATAATGGAGGTGCCATAGTAGACTATTCAAAAGGCAAATGTTGGGATGCACATCAAAGAGAGCTAGAACTTGGTCATGAATCGCCTGATAGCAGGAGAATCACTCCAGCTATGGTGAaaggaaatacaagtttagctgaACTCAAAGATAAAAGGTTAGTGGAGGATGTAGTTTCATTCCGAAACTCTGTTATTTCATCTCAATACTCTTCAGAATACCAAATTCAGACAGCTGATCTGAATGGATCAAGCTCATTGTCCAACTTTGAAGCCGAAGAATTAATAATTGGGAGTATGTGCAATGGTATGGACAATTCAACTTCATTTACTGAGCTTCTACGGATAGCAGAGCTTGGCAGTCATGGTAATGAAAGGATTCCCTCAACAGATTCCCTCAACAGGTTTGCACAATTGGATGTTGACAAGAGAAAAACAGTCTTGGATCCATCTGAAAAACTGGAAGGTGCATGTCCATCAGTGCACACATCTGATTCTTATTTCCATAATGCAGAGCATGGGTTTATGGGCCCGTCATGTGCTCCTTTCATGCTTTGTAATTTTAATAATTTCACAAATTCTGGATTGGTGGGAATGCATAATGCCAAAGTAGTAAGTGATGAGAGCAGATCTCACCAATCCTCGACTGCTTCTGGGATAATCAACGCAAATAAAATCAACTCGGACATATGTGGTCCCTCAGCCAACAATGCAATTGAAGCTACAGGCCAGAAGAAGCTGACAGTAACTTCTGAAACAGTACCTGCAGTTAATTCATATGCACTAACAAGCAAGCAACCTGTTCAACCATTAACCAGCTTAGAAACAGCAGATTGCATTGGAAAGTGCTCTAATAACAATACCCCAATGGAGAGAACTGGGGCCGCATTAAGTAAATCAGTTTTCCAAGAATGCTTATCTTTGCAAGATGAGTCTATTCAGAAATTgcagcaaaaagaaaaagaagtaaacTTCCCAGTTGAAAACACTCAAAATGCAGAAAATGTTCCATGTCAGAAGCAGAATTCTCGGAATAAGCAAACCTCTCCAGACTTACAGACTAATCGAAGGAATGCATTGGAAGTTGTAGAGGGtgttgaatcaaattttaaaaatgaaaatCATAATTCCCAAAAGTTTTCATCTGAAACAGCAAATAATGGAATAAAAGCAAAGAAGAAAAAGGTTGATAGTGAAAAAAAGAAGACATATCACTGGGATAGCTTGCGAAAAGAGGCATATAACAAAGGTGCCAATCGAGAGAGAAGCTGTGAGACAATGGACTCACTTGACTGGGAAGCAGTAAGGTGTGCAGATGTAAATGAGATATCTGAAACTATTAGAGAGCGTGGAATGAACAACATGCTGGCAGAGAGGATTAAG GAATTTCTCAACCGACTGGTTAGAGATCATGGAAGCATCAATCTTGAATGGTTAAGAGACGTTGAACCAGACAAAGCAAA GGACTACCTCCTAAGTATATGGGGATTGGGACTCAAAAGTGTTGAATGTGTTCGCCTTTTGACGCTTCACCATCTAGCTTTTCCT GTTGACACAAATGTTGGCCGCATATGTGTAAGACTGGGATGGGTACCAATTCAGCCCCTTCCAGAGTCCCTTCAGTTACATCTTTTAGAGCT GTATCCTATTTTGGAGACCATTCAGAAGTATCTCTGGCCTCGGCTATGTAAGCTTGACCAGCGGACATT ATATGAGCTCCATTATCAAATGATTACCTTTGGAAAG GTTTTCTGCACCAAAAGCAAGCCAAATTGTAATGCATGCCCAATGAGAGGAGAGTGCAAACACTTTGCGAGTGCCTTTGCCAG TGCAAGGCTTGCACTTCCAGGACTGGAGGAGAAAAGTGTGGTGAGTTCAACAATTCCAATTGCTTCCGAGAATGGCCGTACACCTGCTTGCAACCTAGTGCCCCTACCTCAACTTGAGGGGAGCATGTTCTCACAAGAAAGAACTGTTTATAATAATTGCGAGCCCATCATTGAAGAACCAGCCACACCAGAAGCTGAATGCCTAGAAACTGAAGAAACTGCAATTGAAGATGCCTtttttgaagatcctgatgaaatTCCTACCATCAAGctcaatcttgaagagttcacacAAAATTTACAGAATTATATGCATGCAAACAATATGGATATTCAAGATGGTGATATGTCAAAAGCTCTAGTTGCTATAACACCTGAAGCTGCTTCCATTCCCATGCCTAGGCTTAAGAATGTGAGCCGCCTACGGACAGAACATCAAGT CTATGAACTTCCAGATTCACACCCTCTCTTGGAAGGA TTGGACACAAGAGAGCCTGATGATCCTTGTTCATATCTTCTGGCCATATGGACACCAG GTGAGACTGCACAATCTACTGAGCTACCCAAGGCATTCTGCAACTCCCAAGAAACGGGTAAACTATGCGACAGGAAAACATGTTTTGCTTGCAATAGTATACGAGAAGCACAAGCTCAAACTGTCAGAGGCACACTTTTG ATCCCATGTCGTACAGCAATGAGAGGAAGTTTTCCACTAAATGGCACCTATTTTCAAGTTAACGAG GTATTCGCAGATCATGATACTAGCCGCAACCCAATTGATGTTCCTAGGGAATGGATATGGAAGCTGCCTAGACGGATGGTATATTTTGGAAGCTCGATACCGACTATATTTAGAG GTCTAACAACTGAAGAAATACAGCAATGCTTTTGGAGAG